A single window of Microplitis demolitor isolate Queensland-Clemson2020A chromosome 7, iyMicDemo2.1a, whole genome shotgun sequence DNA harbors:
- the LOC103574144 gene encoding ankyrin repeat domain-containing protein 16: MNNIVNLSKEFLHATQRGDLDKLINLSEQWKIDDWTIFRHESSGDTALHISAREGYLNIVKYLCDNFSKPEFKIDVANKDMKRPLHEAAQFVKTDVLEFLVTQGATIDALKRADWTPLMLACTKNTKEAFESTNILINHGANLELRNKDGWSPLHIACRAGNIDIIKLILKIKPSLAVSASNNGRTCLHVAAFHGCYDAIDILISTSPELLNKSDYSGLLPLHESVKSNNFEVFHRLIQLGSDVTSKDSIGQTALHIAASVGNISVIKYILTNKLIDINYTDDFNATPLTAARRNKMADAENYIIKFINGNK; the protein is encoded by the exons atgaataatattgtaaatttatcaaaagaatttttacatGCGACACAAAGAGGTGActtagataaattaataaatttatctgaacaATGGAAAATTGACGACTGGACTATTTTCCGGCATGAATCATCGGGAGATACAGCTTTGCATATATCAGCTCGTGAAggctatttaaatattgttaaatatttatgtgataatttttcaaagcctgaatttaaaatagatgTTGCTAATAAAGATATGAAAAGACCGTTGCATGAAGCCGCACAATTTGTAAAAACTGATGTATTGGAATTTTTAGTAACCCAAG gaGCGACTATAGATGCATTAAAACGCGCTGATTGGACACCGCTGATGTTGGCGTGCACAAAAAATACTAAAGAAGCATTTGAATctacaaatatattaataaaccaTGGCGCGAATTTGGAATTACGTAACAAAGATGGCTGGAGTCCATTGCATATTGCCTGCCGTGCAGGTAATAtcgatattataaaattaatactaaaaataaaaccttCATTGGCTGTCTCTGCAAGCAATAATGGTCGGACATGTCTACACGTTGCgg CCTTCCATGGGTGCTACGATGCGATagatatattaatatcaacatcGCCAgaattacttaataaaagtGACTATTCTGGTCTATTGCCGCTACACGAATCAGTAAAAAGCAATAACTTTGAAGTCTTCCACCGGTTGATCCAATTGGGCTCTGATGTTACATCGAAAGATTCAATTGGACAGACTGCGTTACATATTGCAGCTTCTGTCGGTAATATATCTGTGATTAAGTATATATTAACCAATAAACTGATAGATATCAACTACACAGATGATTTTAATGCCACGCCATTAACTGCAGCACGGCGTAACAAAATGGCTGACGCTGAAaactatataattaaatttataaatggtaataaatag
- the LOC103574145 gene encoding NADH dehydrogenase [ubiquinone] 1 beta subcomplex subunit 10 has translation MGEKKEALLWRFADAVQNILETPVIWFREKIVEPNRKVYPWYHQKFRRVPTIDECYTDDYVCIYEANVQYQKDRMVDSEIVAILRNRYEDCVLYNQEIKACDNLYEILEEASADWCAKHADLGPQPDAREAFMKQKHRMVWERRHGPVGSGMKEVPEI, from the exons atgggggAGAAAAAGGAGGCACTTTTATGGAGATTCGCCGATGctgttcaaaatattctcGAAACACCTGTCATTTGGTTTCGAG aaaaaattgttgagcCAAACAGAAAAGTATATCCCTGGTATCATCAGAAATTCAGACGAGTACCGACTATTGATGAATGTTATACTGATGATTATGTCTGTATTTATGAAGCCAATGTACAATATCAGAAAgacag aatgGTGGACAGTGAAATCGTTGCTATCTTGAGAAATAGATACGAAGACTGTGTTCTTTACAATCAAGAAATTAAAGCTTGcgataatttatatgaaatattgGAAGAGGCATCTGCAGATTGGTGCGCGAAAC atGCTGATCTCGGGCCACAACCAGACGCCAGAGAAGCTTTTATGAAACAAAAACATCGTATGGTTTGGGAAAGAAGACACGGACCCGTTGGTTCAGGAATGAAAGAAGTACCAGAAATTTGA
- the LOC103574146 gene encoding meiosis regulator and mRNA stability factor 1, translated as MTLNIYFLNQFDKTENTGLLLLFFLNIDKRWDEKYSRNKKPMARNYWENEAVFKDNEFEIDCLNEQLLELLKTPISKLIQNNTHLQSLSDINSSLNKPEDNNHQLANYSESPPGLYPYKNDYSLFHQHGSPVKPQLLQHYLSPIGVFWDIENCRVPKGKSASTVVQAIRDKFFKGYREAEFIVVCDVYKESRQIIQELNDAQVNLIHVPATFKNAADEKLKQTIRRFADTHGSAAAIVVISGDINFAADLSDLRHRKRMHVILLHNDHTSKALIQCANEHYNFKDILDPLPSRTSAEYFKENETFDVLVSNLPKDKGFKAIKSKLKQLSDNCGGRVVGINSGAAILRFGLQDWADRAQQRMNGAKVFDAKIKVRSLKDKSNRTTEENNLIDLITESANVGGAAVSSPLPMYLPSANIPGVRSLPGTPQYNSSSPVVGAFAGWNGTHSYNSGTLPTPILGRQHPGNGDIYNRQYTETNRTKSPLIWSNQTQHFGRWEDPGTTKRQQKDHGRSMVSHQDNAVSDVGSRDSDNMRRNRSAHSSMNSNQDWNSIPRPNYYQLPVPVTYKPNYPHGNNLKRVSPVPSQQKNLDTGYHSSNLQNFSKPRRSARTPSPYKNIGMHMSNRQTNASPYLHNDPTKDNDKFFNPINRPGNISGSNNCISSSVSNSSNNGPIDLQVTNLDQNIDAKTMSRILHSMFSEHVRVEHVGIFMQSDGNYAANVKLSSLSDAQYAISQLHRRKIGFKRILMSHGHTGGTNPQIVRSQIIMLLLEVPGYQLPLFKFREMYENRFLMPLSVSELYKMKDVCNVIEDTSGRMVSLNPEFRNSPSPCMENISQSTALELPYCHIHYQKPGGDKGWAEQEIESLPSVMMSLKILGLHIEKLLTTHDGNLPLLTLTFCYEAEFSKVLKTTENGVPLEHLISCLNFVEIKQVNSNVKYVFWAKDKGDDYREEIKCASPALVNQLTLFSRELVDLLKTAPHCQILFNKFIPAYHHHFGRQCRVADYGYTKLIDLLEALPNTIQVMGEGNKRTVTLSHRAQIRRFTSDLLRVLKAQASKQVTLKEFPAVYNRVIGKQWDPVDYGVCEIGDILSEVSEHTVAVSDIDGDKLIAIPKRDQNPEEKERTKQFTIDAIELLSHTPHCTMQFNKFVPSYHHHFGHQCRVSDYGFTKLIELFEAIPHVIQIKDVPDGERLISLTEPERLRVLGEQISKLVGQSQGVLLSNIGQFYSHQFGYILNPEFYDCNSMEELMRKLNNAVQIIQTTNGPTVVLVDKSQSQVLGLKCRRILMDQCQQRLPVHEFRRIYDKYFGVSCDLSEIRNNLSDIVEFITVNNEEFIGLTALQCFACNLYRVLIKYRGKLNLELFENAYLNIIGTEVKASHYGFSSINALLQALQCTVTIKETRSKKKMIFLNKQLGTVGIPLPIQLTSPSSDQDSSNESIRSESSQSNYSSVSSRLSAWTANNFPKTWNSNNENKWSQSAQKNSDQWPVIDENGETFLKNIVTRESSTFMDNLPMGTKTGLSDSINNQEESDSKSESSVWASPPQYVPNTYSTNVDLPPLTLPEWVHDEEDDPSNLLSPAKNLLSAAANPLNPFYSSHVIMAPHPSELPLPSLSLVPKRDLFSDISKNSNDKVDSCILSNSLEILSPNRSNTTSESSEPSHHTTESESSQIIDSTPKKTVTGKRTSKLAAQFNQPIDS; from the exons atgaccctaaatatttattttttaaatcaatttgaCAAAACAGAAAATActggtttattattattattttttttaaacattgacAAACGG TGGGATGAAAAGTAtagcagaaataaaaaacccaTGGCGAGAAATTACTGGGAAAACGAGGCCGTTTTCAAAGACaatgaatttgaaatcgattgcCTGAATGAACAACTTCTTGAATTACTTAAAACTCCAATATCTAAATTAATTCAGAATAACACGCATTTGCAATCATTGTCAGATATTAACTCATCATTAAATAAACCTGAGGATAATAATCATCAGCTAGCAAATTACTCCGAATCACCACCTGGATTATATCCGTATAAAAATGACTACAGTCTTTTCCATCAACATGGAAGTCCTGTTAAACCACAGCTACTCCAGCACTACTTATCACCGATTGGTGTATTTTGGGACATCGAAAATTGTCGAGTACCTAAAGGTAAATCAGCATCCACCGTAGTACAAGCAATccgagataaattttttaaaggttATCGTGAAGCTGAATTTATTGTTGTGTGTGATGTATATAAAGAAAGTAGACAAATTATACAGGAATTAAATGATGCTCag gtaaatttaattcacgtACCAGCGACATTTAAAAATGCTGCTGATGAAAAACTTAAGCAAACGATACGAAGATTTGCAGATACTCATGGCAGCGCAGCGGCTATTGTTGTAATATCAGGTGACATCAATTTTGCTGCTGACTTGAGTGATCTAAGGCATCGTAAAAGAATGCACGTTATACTTCTTCACAATGATCATACATCAAAAGCACTTATTCAGTGTGCTAATGagcattataattttaaagatattctGGATCCATTACCTTCGAGAACATCTGctgaatattttaaa gAGAATGAAACGTTCGATGTTTTAGTGAGTAATCTTCCTAAAGATAAAGGATTCAAagcaataaaaagtaaattaaagcAGCTATCAGATAATTGCGGTGGACGTGTAGTAGGAATTAATTCAGGTGCAGCTATCCTACGTTTTGGATTGCAAGATTGGGCTGATAG AGCTCAACAACGTATGAATGGCGCGAAGGTGTTTGATGCAAAGATAAAAGTAAGGTCACTCAAGGATAAAAGTAACCGAACAACCGAAG aaaataacttaattgaCTTAATCACCGAGTCGGCAAACGTAGGAGGAGCTGCCGTAAGTTCACCACTACCGATGTATCTTCCAAGCGCAAACATTCCAGGTGTCCGTAGTCTTCCTGGGACACCTCAATATAATTCATCGTCGCCGGTTGTTGGCGCATTTGCCGGTTGGAATGGCACTCACTCATATAATTCCgg gaCACTACCAACCCCGATATTGGGTCGTCAACATCCAGGCAATGGAGATATTTACAATCGACAGTACACGGAAACGAATCGTACAAAATCGCCATTAATTTGGAGTAATCAAACTCAACATTTTGGACGTTGGGAAGACCCTGGTACTACGAAACGTCAGCAAAAAGATCACGGAAGATCTATGGTTTCCCATCAGGACAATGCAGTATCTGACGTCGGTAGCCGTGATTCAGATAATATGCGTCGTAATCGTAGTGCTCACAGTTCGATGAACTCTAATCAAGATTGGAACAGTATACCGCGTCctaattactatcaattacCGGTACCAGTTACATATAAACCAAATTATCCCCAcggcaataatttaaaacgcGTAAGTCCGGTACCgagtcaacaaaaaaatttagatactGGATATCATAGTAGTaatctacaaaatttttctaagccACGTCGTTCAGCACGAACACCGTCgccatataaaaatattggcATGCATATGTCTAATCGGCAAACAAATGCATCACCTTATTTACACAACGATCCAACAaaagataatgataaattctTTAATCCTATTAACCGTCCTGGTAATATTTCCGGTAGTAATAATTGTATTAGTAGTAGTGTAAGTAATAGTAGCAACAATGGCCCAATAGATCTTCAAGTAACAAATTTAGATCAAAATATTGACGCCAAAACAATGAGTCGTATATTACATTCAATGTTCTCTGAACACGTTCGCGTTGAACATGTTGGTATTTTTATGCAGTCTGATGGAAACTACGCGGCAAATGTAAAACTTTCTTCATTATCAGATGCCCAGTATGCAATATCTCAGCTTCATCGACGTAAAATTGGATTTAAGAGAATTTTAATGTCACATGGACATACTGGTGGTACTAATCCGCAAATAGTGCGCTcgcaaataataatgttacTATTAGAAGTACCAGGTTATCAATTACCTCTGTTTAAATTTCGTGAAATGTacgaaaatcgatttttaatgCCACTCTCTGTATCTGAGCTCTATAAAATGAAGGACGTTTGTAATGTCATTGAAGATACCAGCGGACGAATGGTATCACTTAATCCGGAATTCAGAAATAGTCCATCACCCTGCATGGAAAATATATctcag aGCACAGCTCTAGAGTTGCCGTATTGTCATATCCATTATCAGAAGCCGGGTGGTGACAAAGGATGGGCTGAGCAAGAGATTGAATCTCTGCCAAGTGTCATgatgtcattaaaaatattgggTCTACATATCGAGAAGCTTCTAACTACCCACGATGGAAATTTGCCTTTACTAACTTTGACTTTTTGTTACGAAGCGGAGTTCAGTAAAGTCTTGAAAACAACCGAAAATGGAGTACCGCTTGAGCATTTAATTTCTTGTTTAAATTTCGTTGAGATCAAGCAAGTGAACAGTAAcgtaaaatatgtattttggGCAAAAGATAAGGGTGATGATTATcgtgaagaaataaaatgtgCCAGTCCGGCTCTTGTCAATCAGCTGACATTATTCAGCCGGGAGTTGGTTGATCTGTTGAAGACTGCGCCGCACTGTCagattcttttcaataaattcattccTGCTTATCATCATCACTTTGGACGACAGTGTAGAGTTGCTGATTATGGATACACTAAACTCATTGATCTATTGGAAGCTCTGCCCAATACTATACAA GTGATGGGTGAAGGAAATAAAAGAACAGTTACTTTGTCACATCGTGCACAAATACGTCGCTTTACTTCCGATCTTCTTCGTGTCCTGAAAGCTCAAGCAAGTAAACAAGTAACTCTGAAGGAATTTCCGGCAGTGTACAACCGTGTTATTG GCAAGCAGTGGGATCCAGTTGATTACGGAGTCTGTGAAATAGGTGACATTTTAAGTGAAGTTTCTGAGCACACAGTTGCGGTGAGTGATATCGATGgtgataaattaattgcaataCCTAAAAGAGATCAAAACCCCGAAGAAAAAGAACGAACAAAACAATTTACCATAGATGCTATTGAGCTGCTCAGTCATACTCCGCACTGTACAATGCAGTTTAATAAATTCGTTCCTTCCTATCATCACCACTTCGGTCATCAGTGCCGTGTCTCAGACTATGGGTTcacaaaattaattgaattgtttGAAGCAATACCTCATGTGATACAAATAAAAGATGTTCCTGATGGTGAAAGACTTATTAGTTTAACTGAGCCAGAACGTCTTCGTGTTCTGGGTGAACAAATTAGTAAACTCGTAGGACAATCGCAAGGTGTATTACTGTCCAACATTGGACAGTTTTATTCACACCAATTCGGCTATATACTTAATCCCGAGTTTTACGATTGCAATTCAATGGAGGAATTGATGAGAAAACTCAACAATGCtgtacaaataattcaaacaacAAATGGACCAACTGTTGTTCTTGTTGATAAATCTCAGTCACAAGTATTAGGATTAAAGTGCCGTAGAATTTTAATGGATCAATGCCAGCAACGTTTACCTGTCCATGAATTCCGTcgtatttatgataaatatttcggAGTGTCTTGTGATCTTAGCgagataagaaataatttatcagataTAGTTGAATTTATAACCGTTAATAATGAAGAATTTATTGGGTTAACAGCTCTTCAATGTTTTGCCTGTAATTTATATcgagttttaattaaatatcgtggtaaattaaatcttgaattatttgaaaatgcttatttaaatattattggcaCTGAAGTTAAAGCCTCACACTATGGTTTCTCATCAATAAATGCCCTTCTTCAAGCGCTACAGTGTACCGTAACAATTAAAGAGACAagaagtaaaaagaaaatgatatttttaaataaacaattaggAACAGTAGGAATCCCATTACCAATACAGTTGACGTCTCCATCAAGTGATCAAGATTCCAGCAATGAGTCGATACGCAGCGAATCTTCTCAATCAAATTACAGTTCAGTGTCATCTAGACTGAGTGCATGGACCGCTAATAATTTTCCGAAAACCTGGAACAgcaacaatgaaaataaatggaGCCAATCAgcacaaaaaaattctgacCAGTGGCCAGTTATTGATGAAAATGGTGAaacttttcttaaaaatattgtcacACGCGAGTCGTCAACGTTCATGGATAATTTACCAATGGGTACCAAGACTGGACTGTCAGACTCGATAAACAATCAAGAAGAAAGTGATAGCAAAAGTGAGTCTTCAGTGTGGGCATCACCGCCTCAATATGTTCCCAATACTTACTCAACAAATGTCGATTTACCACCACTGACATTACCCGAGTGGGTTCACGATGAAGAAGACGATCCAAGTAATCTCCTGTCTCCAGCTAAAAATCTATTGTCTGCCGCAGCCAATCCTCTCAATCCGTTTTATTCAAGTCATGTGATAATGGCTCCGCATCCATCTGAGCTGCCTCTTCCTTCCTTATCACTGGTACCAAAGCGCGATCTATTTTccgatatttcaaaaaatagtaACGACAAAGTAGATTCATGTATTCTTAGTAAttcattggaaattttaagCCCAAACCGTTCAAATACAACTTCTGAAAGTAGTGAGCCATCGCATCACACGACTGAGAGTGAAAGTTCACAAATAATTGACAGTACACCAAAAAAAACGGTAACAGGTAAGCGCACTAGTAAACTCGCAGCTCAATTTAATCAGCCAATCGATTCATGA